CATgatcatatttaaataaagtgtaagaaaaaacaaatactaaaatgatttaattgtgttcagattttaagtttatttgtgtagcacatttcaacaataaGGTAGTTCAgtgttttacattataaaaaccaataataaattgtgaaacaagcaatgaacattacatttaatcaaatgtgAAATTGGTAAAAGAATCAACCATGTGTGACCAGCCCCACCCTCTTTTATGTCAACTTATCCAGTCAAACACTTTATTTACTTGCAGCTTTTatatcaaaatgaaatgaatggtTAAACAGAAGCTGGATGGTATGTCTTGTGATTGTGGTTCATGGAtcatatgacaaaaataaactagaaaactgATGCGCTATGGGCAATTTGTCCTCCATAAATTTCTCAAGTGTTTCCAGGATCTATGCAGATTTCCTCGACAAACAAAGCGACGCTCTCAATCTCAAGGAAATTGAAACAGTTCTCTACATCAACTGAGGTTACGTTTTCCTCTGGTTAGACCGACAGCCGATAAAAGGAAGGGCATGTCTGCTTTAGAGGAGGACAAAGTAGACCTTGATTTACTTACTCTGGTTTTTACTTCACCTGATGGAAATGTGCAAACGTAAGTAATCTGTAGCAAGGGTTTATTAGGTACTAGCTTTGTTATCCACACCTGCTTAGAAATAAACGAGATGAAGAGCATCTGCTGGTGTAGGAGGTGTGATGCTGAGTGgagtgggggaggggcagcagcagcttgctCCTACTAGATGGGAGGATGCGCTGGAAGACGGGCTGGATAGCCAGCCGGATAATGGGATTTAACATAACCGTATGAGCCGGTTCCGTCCGTTTCCCCGTTCCTTCCCCCTTTCACTCACCAGCCTCGGTGGCTGCTCCGTTGCCGCCTGCCGCTCCATACCGTGTCCCTACAGTCgatcagctgctgctctgcctGGAGACAGGCGGCGCACCGAGGCGACGCCACCAGAGTCCTGTCGGGCCTGATCAGGTAAATCCAACGGGTCGCTGTGCAGAATCCGTTTCTCTCCCTCTTCCAGGTCCGCCGCTGTGAGCTGCAGCAGCCCGGACATGATaggtctggttctgctgcagtgTTGGATCTATGCGCATGCTGGTGCTGCACTCATTATGGTTCCGAGTGAAAAACACTTTAGGCTTTGTGCCACCTTATATTAACATTCATCACTTTATAGCCATATTAGAGGTATTGGTCAACAGCAGTATTTCCACTTCCAacagagacaaagaaaataGTCAGTGCCTCGTTCTGTCAGTAGTTTCCTAGGAGACTAATACGAGTATAATTCAAAaggtgaaaatgtaaaaaaaagttctgtttttttcttcatattttcatttcagaaagtgaaattcaCATAGATTTGTTCCAAATACTGATtcatttcaagcttttattttttttgtcatgttgatTATGGCctaaagataataaaaacctaaaattcaGTGACttggaaaattttaatattgtgaaaatgGGAAATATTGGAAACtcattcagttcaattcaaaaatactctATTCATCCCAGGAAAGACCTGGGCAGGAAAGACCTAATGCAGCAGTCTGTACTGCactgaatctgaagaagcctctgactgaagatactctgccttcccaagacagtctcatgaagaggatggtcagtgTTGTGCACAATTTTCTTGAAGAATTCTTCTTTGCATCaccatctccagaggttccacagtcgtccccagaacagaaccagaatagAACCAGCTGTTCTATTAGGCTGTTGAGCCTTTTTaattctgatgctgctgccccaacagatgacAGCAAAAGAGAAGAGGTTCTCAACAACAGATTGATAGAAGATCTACAGCATCTTGCTTcaaaccttgaaggatcttagGTTCCTCCACATAGTCCAGTGTTAGGAACATATGGACCAATCCGAACTCTGATGTATGATGGAACTATATTCTTTTTCAGAAGTTCTggtccaaacaaaaacaacttctaaACATTCTAAAGGCAGAACATTTAGTCATCTGGATTTTTATGTCTAAAATATATGCCTGTAATTTTACCTGTCTGACTGGATTCATCatgatttatgaataaataaaacagagtatCATAAGCATAACAATGGAGATTCACTTCATGTTGTCTGATGATTGATGATATTGTAGTTTCAGTCGGCAATACTGGTGGAACCACTGTCAGCAGCTATGACTCTCAGTCTGCCTTACTACAGTCTGTCAGATTATTGCAGTGGTATTAATCTTTGGCTCACTATTCTTCACAATATTGCATGAGTTCATTAATAGTTTTACAAAGATAAATTTATGCACAACTCTTAAAGTTGCACCACAGAGTTTCACCATTGTGCTTGTGCTTCATGGCCTGACATCTCTAGTTTGGTCTCATCTGTCTGAAGCATGTTGTGTCAGAAGAGTTTTGGTTCAGTCTGATGCAACATATACCTCACTTTGTTCTTATTCTGTTTCTCCTTCAACCCTGCCAAACAAGTTGCATTTGTTGTGtcaaaaactttaacatttgaCCTGCTAACTGAGCTCCTGGGTCATTTCTCTGAGATTCACATTCTGACCTTAAATTGGTCCTGCTGGCAGCTGTTTGAGATCTTTTGTTGTTGGGAATAATTGTTCTCCCTGTAGAGTGATGGACCATAAATGGAAATAGATAGAAACGGCCTGCTAGCCAGACCAAAACAAGAGGGAACACATTTGCTTCTCTGAGCTCATTGCTGATTTTTCTCTTCCATGGACTGTGTTAACGCACACTTGGATATGATGTCCAATTGCCCCACAGCACCAGGCTGAAACTTTCTCTCTTAAATCTAAATATAGCAGTGATAGTGTTTAGTTTTTAACTTGCCTTTTTTATGATTGTAGTCTTTTGGTTTTATGTGCAGAATATTTCCCTCATCAGTGATCAGTGCTCAGCAACACCTCAACTAAAATAGTAGGTGAAACTTGTGTTTATGTGATGATGGAAACGTGTTCCAAATAATAAATGAGATAAAGCAACAAAGTCCTGATGTGATGAGGCTGATGAATGCTCTGCTCTGCGCTCTTCCTCAGTCCTGCCTCTCAATGTTATGGCTGTGGGGTTTGTGCTTCTCTTGTCCCTCCTGCTCCCGTCCCCACGCCCATCTCTGGGTGTGTCTCCTCCCTGTCCTGCCGGCTGCCGCTGCTACAGCCTCACTGTGGAGTGTGGCTCCACCGACCTGAGGGACATCCCCAGACTCATTCCTCCTTCCACTCAGGTAGTTCCCTTCTCCGCTTGCCACAGGTTGCTGTTTATTAGTAGTAGTGGAAACACATTCAccatcatgttttattattctcCGTTTCTGTTCTCAGACCATCTTCCTCCAGGACAATGTGATCAGTCAGATTCGCCAAGTGGACCTAACGCTGCTGAAGCACCTTCATTATCTGTATCTGCAGGTAACAAGCTGACAAACTTAACTCTGCTGACATTCTTGCTTAAAGGTTAGACACTGGGATATTAACAGGTTTcagcagtcatgttttttggagTAAGCTGGGGTAACAAGAGAACCAGTGCATGCACAGGGAAACATGCAAACTTGGAATTCAATCTTGGGATATCAGGTTTAGATCAGATTAGTGGTATAAATCTGCACATGCTCCAGTATGCTAATCAATAGGGTAGAATCAGTTAACACATGGGCctgatttgaaaatatgaaatatgtatACAAATAcgtatattttagtttattttcctcttctgtCCCTCCTGCAGAACAACACCATTTCAGGTGTGGAGCCTGGCTCTTTTAGGGACCAGAGCCAGCTGTTGGAGCTCGCCCTGAATGGAAACCGGATCCACTTGCTCACACCGAACATGCTTCAGGGGCTTGAACAGCTCCGCATACTGTACCTGTCAGGAAATGACATCACACGCCTGCTGGACTATACCTTCCAGGGTTTACAGGTAGAACACACTGAAGGTTTCATGAAGCTACATTTCAGTGAATAAATTTGCACATCCTGTATTTCTCAGACGGTGAACCCGACGGTGAAACCGAAGAGATTAGATCTGAGAAGTTGTACGTATGCACTCTATTAAGACAATCAGTGAGAAACTGACAGTTTTATCTAAACTGTGTCCATGAGGAGAGCCTGCAGGCAGTCTTTAATAGACATGTGCTCATAGCTTGACAGCAAGAGCAGTTTCCCTATAAAAGTGGCAGGTGACGCTCTTGAAATCTCCACATTGAAGATCCTAAATTGAAAATGGcactcactggccactttattaggtacaccttgctAGTACCGGGTTTGGCCTCCTTTTGCCTCCAGAACTGCCTTAATCCTTTGTGGCATAGATTCAACAAGGTActggaaacattcctcagagaGTCTGGTCCATGTTGACATGATAGCATCAcacagttgctgcagatttgtcggctgcacatccatgatgTGAATCTCTCATTCCATCACATCCCAATGGTTCTCTGttggattgagatctggtgactgttAAGGCCATTGAAGGTCAGTGAACTCTTTGTCGTGTTCAAGAAACCAGTCTGAGACAATTCACGCTTTATGACATGGCgcgttatcctgctggaagtagcCATCAGAAGATGGGTACACTGTGGTCATAAAGGGATGGACATGGTCAGCAACAATACTCAGGTAGGCTGTGGCGTTGACACAATGCTCAATTGGTACTAATGGGCCCTAAGTGTGCCAGGAAAATATCCCCCACACCACTTTACCACCACCACCAGTCTGAACCGTTGATACAAGGCAGGATGGATTCATGCTTTCACCTTGTTGACACCAAATTCTGACCCTACTATCCAAATATCGCAGCAGAAATTGAGACTCATCAAACCAGGCAACGTTTTTTCAATCTTCTGGAGTCCAATGTTGGCGAGCCTGTGTGAATTGTAGTTTCAGTTTCCAGTTCTTAACTCACAGGAGTGACACCTGGTGTGATCTTCTGCTGCTATAAACCCTAGAGATGGTTGTGcgtgaaaatcccagtagatcagcagtttctgacaTACTCAGACCAGCCCgtctggcaccaacaaccataacacattcaaagtcacttaaattACCTTTCTTCTCCATTGTGAAGCTCGGTTTGAACTGCAGAAGATCGTCTTGGCCACGTCTACATGCCTAAATGCATGGAGTTGCTGCCAATCACTGCATTAATGAGCAGTTGAACAGGTGTATCTAATAATGTGGCCGGTGAGTGTACAAGGAATGATGAAAGTGTTAGAGCAAATAGCAGAGGTTCACACCACAATGTGTGAGCATGTGTCTGTGTAGTTTTTCTGGATCAGGTGAAGCTGTTCAGAAACATCAGTATGTGATGACACACCACCCAAAACCAGCTCATGCAAAAAGCATCATGGAATATAGTTTAGTTTGTTGAAGCATAATGGATCACAAATAGGAACTAAAGTCTGCTGAAATTCATTGATCTGAAATGATTCCATAATGATTATGCTTAGGCAGTACCTTCTACTCATGATGCTGATTTAAAGTCTGCATTTATCCCCAGCGTCTGCAGGAGCTCCACTTGCAGCAGAACAGCATAGAGATGATAGCAGACAAGGCTCTGTTTGGTTTGACTTCTCTGGCTCTGCTGGACCTGAGCAGGAATAACCTCCACACCATTGGTCCTACATCCCTGCAGCCGCTGGTTAGCCTGCAGGTACTGCGGATTACAGGTGagactagattttttttcataacttcAGACATACAAGGATGAAATAAACATCGAACACACTTAGAGAATACTTTGTGTAGAAAAATAGACCAGAATCTTATCTGAACAAGGTATTAGCAAGACTTTCCACACAAGAGGCTTGTTGAAGTtgtcatcagaaaaaaaaactttaacacaaacatttgaaaattaaaacaagatcaGAGAAAGAATtctaaaaagaaacattgatcCAATGAAGGGAATAAAGAATCGGAGTGAAAGGTTCACATCATCCTGTCCTCATCAGCAGACAGGCAGCTGAATTCTGAACCAGCTGTAGACGTTGAACAAGAGACTATTCAATCTCACAAAACAGGGAGTTGCAGTAGCCCAGTCtagcagtaataaaaaatgaCTAACCCTTCCAAGGACATTATGAGGAAGATAATTCTTGACTTTACTAATAATTCTAGATAATTCTAGACTGGACTACTGCACTTCAATATTCTTAATTACTTGGGTAGCTGCTGATATCTAGTGTGAAGTTCATATCAGTGGCCCTTTTAGAAATACTTAAATGAGAAATATGTTGACATGTTCAATACTTATTGTCTGCAGTGTTTCCTATGCAGTACACTAGTGGTAGTTCAAGAAGAGTTGTCTATCATACCAGCACAAGAGTTTAAAGTAAAGCAATCTGGTTTACCTTATGGAAGAGAcagttctttaattttttttaactatagaCCTAATTAAGAATTCTTGTGGTTCACTACTgcctctgtctctgtgttgctttgTTGTAGATAACCCCTGGCGCTGTGATTGTGCTCTCCACTGGCTGAGGAGGTGGATTGATGAAGATGGTCAGCGTCTACTCAGCTCTGCCGAACGCCGGCTGGTCTGTAATGAGCCACCACGTCTTTCCCACCTCAGCCTTGTGGAAGTCCCACTCAACAGCCTGGTGTGTATCCCTCCAGTAGTTCAGCTGGAACCAAGAAGGTTGGCAGTCCATCTGGGGGAGAGCCTCAGGGTGTCCTGCCATGCCTCCGGCTATCCCCGGCCACAAGTAAGCATCCCACAGCAGTTTTGTCAACATTTAAATAAGTTTATCAGCAGGAATGTGTATTAGAGATTCATTTTCATCTAAACCTAATTAATAAGTAGGAACATAATGAATATGTTACAAACTTCATAACAGGCATGACTTACTTTCAGACTTTTAGAAAGATTTTAATACACACTCGCTGTTTGGAAATCATTTGTTCTGCCAGTCTGAAGGTGGAGGCTGGAGGTGGAGAGCTCCAGCAGAATGAAAGAATGAACTTCTGATGTCTCATTCTTATTTCAGGCTAAATCAAGATCTGGAATGTTCTCAAAGGCCCAgttgtggcagaatgtattgatGAGATGACCTATAAAGAAATTGTTAGAATATTCTAactttctctgcatttgatgtttcttaaaatttacttttaatcaTATCACACTGATATAATTTGACAACATACAGTTAAAATCTAATTTGCattgactgataaaataatatttaagcacataaCTGTTATCTTTAAGTTCTATTTATGTGGCCATCTGGAGTCTAAAGAACCATATAAATAATTCCTTTGGGCTGGAATTGTCAGACTCTTGgttaaaaaaatgcacaaatcaTACATCTGTTGCTTCTTTTGCTAGTAAGGCGTGTGTTATGATGAGAATTTCTTTTCAGCAAGGGCACTCAAAGCTTCTACATGTTGGCAGGTGACTTGGAAGAAAGCATCTCAAAGTCAAGTGGTGGACTCCCCTCGGGGTCTGGTTCAGGATCTGGGTGCTGGAGGAGGGGAAGGGTCAGAGGAGCCGTTTGTAGGCAGAGTCAGCCTCCAGAAGACCGCCGGCGAGTACTTTGACCCTGACACTGGCAGTGGCATGCTGTTCCTCAGTAATGTGACTGTGGCCCACGCAGGTTTTTATGAATGCGAGGCCTGGAATGCAGGAGGTGTAGCCAAGGTGACTTTTCAGCTTGCTATCAACTCATCTACTTCTTCCTCAATTTGGGCCTCATGGTCTCAGGTTTCCTCAGCGTATTCCCCAGCTTGGCCCCGGCTGAGGAACCACAGCCCGGTTTTGGGTTCTGATGTGAGCCGGGAGCCGCTATACGCTCTGGGCAGCATGGCCTTCAGTGCTCTGGGAGCTGCCACTCAGACTGCCATCGCTGTGGGCATCTCCCTGCTGGCTTTGACTGCTCTGCTGCTAGTAGCCATGATCTACAGCCGACATCACCAGCGGGACAAGGACGCCGACGGCGCTGAAAAGGTGCATATTGTTCATTCTATGACGTATCCAGCAGCTTGCAGCATGCTGCTTGAGCAGCTGTAACTGtggtaaattaattttgtaGATGTTTTGAAGCAAcatataacaaataaaacaaaaactaatctgCTCTTAATTAGAACAACAAACTTTCCCAACAGAACAGGAATATGAAGTCATTTAACTGTAtcacaaaatgtctttattttaaagatagttGGTTTCTTCTCTCTTTATTATCTAATTCCTCATGCTTCCTATAAACTGGGCAATAgccaaataaatcaatataatttaaattcagttcatgtcatcaaaaaaatttaatattgtgttaaagtttaatatttcttgTTAGTCGTCACAGAAATTGAAACAGTTATTTAACAGAAGggttacacacaataaaatatttgaagcttctattttttgctgttttaatgattatggcttacatgtaaaataaactcctcaaaattcagtgtctcagaaaattagaatataacaTTAAATTAGACCAACCAAAGTGGATGTTTAAAGCATAAATGTCAGGCTTCTGAAAAGTATGTCCATCTCTATTCATCAATACTTGAGTAGGCTTCTctcatgaattactgcatcaatatGCTGTGataatcaaattcaaaaatactttattgatccaaaagggaaattaaatattgctgTAAATCATGTTAATTCAAATTCATCAAAGAGTTATTGTGGATGGTGATGGCTGGGAACAAGAAGGGTCTCCTGTAGCAGTTTGTATTGCatcaaatttgaagaagcctctgactgaagacactccgTTAATCtaagacagtctcatgaagaggatgatcagtgttgtccataattttcttgattttatggaaaatccttctttgcattgtcatctccagaggttccacagtggtccccagaacagaaccagccttctgtATCAGGTTGTTAAGCCTTTTTAGGtccctggttctgatgctgctgccccaacaaatGACGGCAGAAGAGAAGAtgctctcaacaacagactgatagaagatctgcaacatcttgctgcaaaccttgaaggatcttaTCTTCTTCAACATGTCCAGTCTGCTCTGACCCTTCTTATAGATACTTcactccagtccagtctgttgtccaaATGAACACCAAGGTATTTACATTCCTCAACCAGCTCCAATTTTTCTCCCTTGATGGAAATAGGGTTTTACCTTTGACCCTGTTCCTCCTGAAATCTAcaatcatctcctttgttttgtttatatttaagaTGGGATGATTGTTTCCACCCCATGACACAAAGCGGTCGACCAGATCTCTGTACTCTGCTTCTTATCCATCTCTGATACACCAGACAGCTGCAGAgtcatctgagtatttctggAGATGAGAGAAGTCTGAAGTGTACGGAGTTAAAGGAATGGTAAGAGTACAGCGCCCTTTGGTGCTCCTGTGCTACTGATCACCTGGCTAgacacacagtccttcagtctcactaactgtggtctgtttgtcaGGTAGTCATAGATCTAGTCATAGATCTTTTGGTGACTGCTCTGCTGTCTTTTGAACTGACAAAACAGTTCAGACTGAATTATGTTAAAtacactggagaaatcaaagaagatGATCCTCATAgtgctgcctgctttgtccagatgacagtggATTTATGAAGCTTCATGAAACTCTGACGCAGCGTTTCATGAAGCAGTGCTTGGCCCACTCTGGAAGGCCAACAGGAGTCTTTCCAGGACCTTCATGATGTGGAATGACAAAGACGCAGTCAGCCTGTAACAATGCTTAGGTGTAATGAAAGCCTATATTGCTTTGATAACTGCCTTTAGGTCATCTTCCTTGTTGGGTCTTGTCCACATTCCAGAGGTTTTCTGTGGAGTTAAAGGTCAAGAAGGAACTTTTGGTACATTGACATCAGCATCTCCATACAGCTTGTCAGCTGAGGGTAACACAATGAGAAGATAATTGAGCATCAGCCCAGTTCCTCTGACCTTGTCTCTGGTTTAGGAGTGGCTATTCGTCTGTGTGTGGCTCTACTGGAATGGATTTCACTTGACAATCTTCCCACAGCTGCAGTTTTCCCTGTTGCTGCTGCATCTTTTTCTACCACGCtgcttccttccactcaatttctCAATTTTCTGATAATCTGCttggatatacagtacagaccaaaagtttggacacaccttctcattgaattcaataagaaagtgtgtccaaacctgTACTGTCTGTACAGTCTGTACAGACAGTACAGACTGTCTGTACAGACTCAGAACAATCACATTCTTCATTGCGCCTCACCACCTTGTGAAGGTGTCCATGATTGTCTGCTGTCCAGCAGTGTTCCCCACGGTTGTAGCTGACTGAGCCAGAGAGAGAAACCAATTAAAGGGTCAGAAATGCTTGTAGGTACTTAGCTGACTAGGTTGTGACACAATGAGTTTCCAATATTTCACTAGTCACATTTTTAAGAGatactgaatttgtttttgttatctgtaagccataattaccaatatttcaataaataaaggcttgaaatatgTCAATCTTCCTTTTTAAATCTCTTAACTGTTATTCAGCTTGTTTGCTTTATAAGTTGTAGGGTAAAACAGTTCACTGTCTATAGTGGATGAAATATGAAATGGAACATTAATGTTACTACCAAGTAGATTTTTAggctgtaaaaatatttgtagaaaTATCTTAGACATTTCAACAGACATGCTTATATAAATTAAACTGATAAATGTATACAACAGGCTATTTGAAAAGTGTGAACCTCTCAAGTTTTCCATTATTTCTGTATTCCAAAAGTGATCAAGGTGAATTTTAACCAGCAGGAGGAGAGCATCCTGTACGTGAATGACTACTCTGACGGCCCCACCACCTTTGCCCAGCTAGAAGAGTACCGTGATGAACAAGGCCATGAAATGTATGTACTGAACAGAGCCAAGCCTGTGCTTCCCCCAGCAGTCTCCACTACTGATCTGGACTGCCACGCACCATCCGACACCTCCAGCCAAACCCTGTCCATTGGGCCAGGCAAAACTACAAACCCCACTGTCCCTCAGAACAAACAGGAGCAGCAAGAGATTGACATACTAACCATGAGACGCATTGCAGGGGaaggaggagaagcagagccTATTATCCCATCAGAGGCTGAAGGGTTGTTTCTCAACCACACTGGGGTGTTTATGGAATCTCAGATAGCTTATGAGATCCACTGCTAAAGGACTGCAGACAGACAGTATTGTACCTTTGAAAAACCTCATTGTTTAATTTAGCAATGAACGATAAAGGCTCCCCCTGCTGACGCGTTCCGGAACACCAGACTCACCCAGGACAGACCCGAACAATCCTGAACAAGATAAAGCTCACAACCTGAAAACAGTTCAACCTTAATACAGTTCTGATGGAACTGTATGATGAGCTCTCAGGTAGGCTATTGGGTTACCTGCTATTATATACTGGTTTGGGAGGGGAGCTCTGGGGCTGGCCTCATCCATGACAGCAGAAGACCTATACTATTACTGTGGAAAGAAACTGGTGAAAAGTTGACCACGCTATCAAGTTTCTCTCGTTAAGTTCTAGGGAAAGCTTGTGTGGTTGAATAACATGTTCATCGATGTACAGGAACTTCGTTGAACCACTAGAAGGATGTACAGTTAGATCAAGTGGACAAAAATAGAGTTTTGTAGTTatagataaaatatttgaaatctgATTCCCATCTCTTGCTGCTATCATTATAACTTGATGTTAAATTCCggacaataaaaacacaggGTTGTTCCATTCTTTCCTCCCCCAACATTTACACATGTGGACAAAATTGTTGATACCCCtcatttaatgaaagaaaactcaCAATGGTCACAGAAATAACTTGAATCTGACAAagggaataataaaaaataattctatgaaaataaatgaaaggcagacactgcttttcaaacatgcttcaacaattatgttaaaaaaataaactcatggaACAGGCCTGGACAACAATGATGGTACACTTAACTTAGTATTTTGTTGCACAACCTTTCGAGGAAATCACTGCAATCAAACGATTTCTACAACTGTCAATGAGACTTCTGCACCTTTCAGCAGGTATTTTGGCCCACTTCTCATGAGCAAACTGCTTCAGTTGTCTCAGGTTTGAGGTCTTTTCCAGACAACATGTTTCAGCTCCTTCCAAAGATGCTCAGTAGGATTCAGGAGAGGGTCCAGAAGGTCACTTTAGAACAGTCCAATATGGTATCACCTGTAGCTCTATATGTAGGCCATTGTTTACAAGAATGTAGACACCTGTGATGCTAATTAGTGGACACACCATCATTTAACATGTCCCTTTGGTCACAATATCATCGTTTTTGTCCAGGGCTGtttcatgagtttattttttaacttaattttgttgaaacatatttgaaaagcaatGTCTGACTTTCACTTATTTTCATagatttttcattcattatCACCTTGGTCAGATTCAAGTTATTTCTGTGACCgttgtggatttttctttcaCTAACCGAGGGGCACCAACAATTTTGTCCATGTGTGTACGTCCATCTTGGCTCAGTCAGGATGACAAGTTGGATTTTAATAAGTGTGGGCCTCTGCAACAAAGGTAGACTGAATAATGGATGGTGTagaacacaggtgtcaaactcctgtcctggagggccactgccctgcaacttttagatgtgcctctgctgcaccacaccatttcattccagtgttttgtacttgtggcacatctaaaaactgcaggacagtggcccttgaggactggagtttgaaacCCCTGGTCTAGaacatgtagattttttttgttttgttacccctacagggg
Above is a window of Xiphophorus hellerii strain 12219 unplaced genomic scaffold, Xiphophorus_hellerii-4.1 PGA_scaffold_83__1_contigs__length_249999, whole genome shotgun sequence DNA encoding:
- the LOC116716725 gene encoding leucine-rich repeat-containing protein 24-like isoform X2, yielding MAVGFVLLLSLLLPSPRPSLGVSPPCPAGCRCYSLTVECGSTDLRDIPRLIPPSTQTIFLQDNVISQIRQVDLTLLKHLHYLYLQNNTISGVEPGSFRDQSQLLELALNGNRIHLLTPNMLQGLEQLRILYLSGNDITRLLDYTFQGLQRLQELHLQQNSIEMIADKALFGLTSLALLDLSRNNLHTIGPTSLQPLVSLQVLRITDNPWRCDCALHWLRRWIDEDGQRLLSSAERRLVCNEPPRLSHLSLVEVPLNSLVCIPPVVQLEPRRLAVHLGESLRVSCHASGYPRPQVTWKKASQSQVVDSPRGLVQDLGAGGGEGSEEPFVGRVSLQKTAGEYFDPDTGSGMLFLSNVTVAHAGFYECEAWNAGGVAKVTFQLAINSSTSSSIWASWSQVSSAYSPAWPRLRNHSPVLGSDVSREPLYALGSMAFSALGAATQTAIAVGISLLALTALLLVAMIYSRHHQRDKDADGAEKEESILYVNDYSDGPTTFAQLEEYRDEQGHEMYVLNRAKPVLPPAVSTTDLDCHAPSDTSSQTLSIGPGKTTNPTVPQNKQEQQEIDILTMRRIAGEGGEAEPIIPSEAEGLFLNHTGVFMESQIAYEIHC
- the LOC116716725 gene encoding leucine-rich repeat-containing protein 24-like isoform X3, with product MAVGFVLLLSLLLPSPRPSLGVSPPCPAGCRCYSLTVECGSTDLRDIPRLIPPSTQTIFLQDNVISQIRQVDLTLLKHLHYLYLQNNTISGVEPGSFRDQSQLLELALNGNRIHLLTPNMLQGLEQLRILYLSGNDITRLLDYTFQGLQRLQELHLQQNSIEMIADKALFGLTSLALLDLSRNNLHTIGPTSLQPLVSLQVLRITDNPWRCDCALHWLRRWIDEDGQRLLSSAERRLVCNEPPRLSHLSLVEVPLNSLVCIPPVVQLEPRRLAVHLGESLRVSCHASGYPRPQVTWKKASQSQVVDSPRGLVQDLGAGGGEGSEEPFVGRVSLQKTAGEYFDPDTGSGMLFLSNVTVAHAGFYECEAWNAGGVAKVTFQLAINSSTSSSIWASWSQVSSAYSPAWPRLRNHSPVLGSDVSREPLYALGSMAFSALGAATQTAIAVGISLLALTALLLVAMIYSRHHQRDKDADGAEK
- the LOC116716725 gene encoding leucine-rich repeat-containing protein 24-like isoform X1, encoding MAVGFVLLLSLLLPSPRPSLGVSPPCPAGCRCYSLTVECGSTDLRDIPRLIPPSTQTIFLQDNVISQIRQVDLTLLKHLHYLYLQNNTISGVEPGSFRDQSQLLELALNGNRIHLLTPNMLQGLEQLRILYLSGNDITRLLDYTFQGLQRLQELHLQQNSIEMIADKALFGLTSLALLDLSRNNLHTIGPTSLQPLVSLQVLRITDNPWRCDCALHWLRRWIDEDGQRLLSSAERRLVCNEPPRLSHLSLVEVPLNSLVCIPPVVQLEPRRLAVHLGESLRVSCHASGYPRPQVTWKKASQSQVVDSPRGLVQDLGAGGGEGSEEPFVGRVSLQKTAGEYFDPDTGSGMLFLSNVTVAHAGFYECEAWNAGGVAKVTFQLAINSSTSSSIWASWSQVSSAYSPAWPRLRNHSPVLGSDVSREPLYALGSMAFSALGAATQTAIAVGISLLALTALLLVAMIYSRHHQRDKDADGAEKQEESILYVNDYSDGPTTFAQLEEYRDEQGHEMYVLNRAKPVLPPAVSTTDLDCHAPSDTSSQTLSIGPGKTTNPTVPQNKQEQQEIDILTMRRIAGEGGEAEPIIPSEAEGLFLNHTGVFMESQIAYEIHC